One Cervus canadensis isolate Bull #8, Minnesota chromosome 1, ASM1932006v1, whole genome shotgun sequence genomic window carries:
- the GIT2 gene encoding ARF GTPase-activating protein GIT2 isoform X12 — translation MSKRVRSSEVCADCSGPDPSWASVNRGTFICDECCSVHRSLGRHISQVRHLKHTPWPPTLLQMVETLYNNGANSIWEHSLLDPTSIMSGRRKANPQDKVHPNKAEFIRAKYQMLAFVHRLPCRDDDSVTAKDLSKQLHSSVRTGNLETCLRLLSLGAQANFFHPEKGNTPLHVASKAGQILQAELLAVYGADPGTQDSSGKTPVDYARQGGHHELAERLVEIQYELTDRLAFYLCGRKPDHKNGQHFIIPQMADSSLDISELAKAAKKKLQSLSNHLFEELAMDVYDEVDRRETDAVWLATQNHSTLVTETTVVPFLPVNPEYSSTRNQGRQKLARFNAHEFATLVIDILSDAKRRQQGSPLSSSKDNVELILKTISNQHSVESQDNDQPDYDSVASDEDTDPEATASKAHRQKSLDSDLSDGPVTVQEFLEVKNALVASEAKIQQLMKVNNNLSDELRIMQKKLLGKDAN, via the exons ATCCTTCCTGGGCATCCGTAAATAGGGGAACTTTTATATGCGACGAGTGCTGCAGTGTCCATCGGAGTCTGGGGCGCCATATCTCTCAAGTGAGGCATCTTAAACACACACCATGGCCTCCAACATTGCTTCAG ATGGTTGAAACCTTGTATAATAATGGTGCTAATTCTATATGGGAGCATTCGTTACTGGACCCCACCTCTATTATGAGTGGAAGACGCAAAGCTAATCCACAGGATAAAGTACA TCCTAATAAAGCAGAATTCATCAGAGCCAAGTATCAGATGTTAGCATTTGTCCACCGCTTGCCCTGCCGGGATGATGACAGTGTGACTGCCAAAGATCTCAGTAAG CAACTCCATTCAAGCGTGAGAACAGGGAATCTCGAAACCTGTTTGAGGCTGTTATCTTTAGGAGCacaagccaacttttttcacccT GAGAAAGGAAACACCCCCCTCCACGTGGCCTCCAAAGCAGGGCAGATTCTACAGGCAGAATTGTTGGCAGTATACGGAGCAGACCCGGGCACCCAGGACTCCAGTGGGAAAACTCCTGTCGACTATGCCAG GCAAGGAGGGCACCATGAGCTGGCGGAGCGCCTTGTAGAAATACAGTACGAGCTGACTGACAGACTAGCCTTCTATCTGTGTGGCAGGAAACCAG ATCACAAAAATGGACAGCACTTTATAATACCTCAAATGGCAGACAG CAGCCTGGATATTTCTGAATTGGCAAAAGCTGCTAAGAAGAAACTTCAGTCT CTAAGTAATCATTTGTTTGAAGAACTTGCCATGGATGTGTACGATGAAGTTGACAGGCGAGAGACTGATGCAG TCTGGCTTGCCACGCAGAACCACAGCACCCTGGTGACTGAGACAACTGTCGTCCCCTTCCTTCCGGTCAATCCCGAGTACTCATCGACACGGAACCAG GGCAGACAGAAACTAGCTCGGTTTAACGCCCATGAGTTTGCCACTCTGGTTATCGACATTCTCAGTGACGCCAAGAGGAGACAGCAAGGCAGCCCTCTCTCTAGTTCAAAAG ACAATGTGGAACTGATACTGAAAACAATTAGTAACCAGCACAGTGTCGAGAGTCAGGACAATGACCAGCCAGACTACGACAGCGTGGCGTCAGACGAAGACACGGATCCGGAAGCTACTGCAAGCAAGGCCCACAGGCAGAAG AGCCTAGATTCAGATTTATCAGATGGACCAGTCACTGTGCAGGaatttttggaggtcaaaaacgCTCTAGTGGCTTCTGAGGCCAAGATACAACAGCTAATGAAGGTGAATAACAACTTGAGTGACGAGCTGAGAATTATGCAGAAAAAG TTGCTTGGAAAAGATGCTAATTAA
- the LOC122422360 gene encoding 60S ribosomal protein L17-like, whose amino-acid sequence MVRYSLDPENPTKSCKSRGSNLRVHFKNTCETAQAIKGMHIRKATKYLKDVTLKKQCVPFRRYNGGVGRCAQAKQWGWTQGRWPKKSAEFLLHMLKNAESNAELKGLDVDSLVIEHIQVNKAPKMRRRTYRAHGRINPYMSSPCHIEMILTEKEQIVPKPEEEVAQKKKISQKKLKKQKLMARE is encoded by the coding sequence ATGGTGCGCTATTCACtcgacccagaaaaccccacaaaatcatgcaaatcaagaggttcaaatcttcgtgttcactttaagaacactTGTGAGACTGCCCAGGCCATAAAGGGTATGCATATCCGAAAAGCCACCAAGTATCTGaaggatgtcactttaaagaagcaatgtgtGCCATTCCGTCGTTACAATGGTGGAGTTGGTAGGTGTGCACAggccaaacagtggggctggacACAGGGTCGGTGGCccaaaaagagtgctgaatttttactacacatgctcaaaaatgcagagagtaatgctgaacttaagggcttagatgtagattctctggtcattgagcacatccaagtgaacaaagcccccaagatgaggcgcaggacttacagagctcacggtcggatcaacccctacatgagctctccctgccacattgagatgatccttactgaaaaagaacagattgttcctaaaccagaagaggaggttgcacagaagaaaaagatatcccagaagaaactgaagaaacaaaaacttatggcccGGGAATAA